In Mangifera indica cultivar Alphonso chromosome 7, CATAS_Mindica_2.1, whole genome shotgun sequence, the genomic window cccaaatatacatatttaagaTGGCGTGGCAAAGGTTTAAGTTCTAATTCGGGTGACTACATAATTGATGGAAGTAATTTTAAGTTAGATATgggtaatgaaatataagaaacatcATACCTGATTGTTTTGAACGGTTCTAACTCATAAACCATTTCACTCAATCTGTCATCTACCACAAGCTTCTGCTCAATTCCTTGTAATGTTCTTATGTTAAGTCCTTTATTAAAGACTACCTTCAAATTATTAGAATCCTACAACTCAAAAATTTGTTGAGCTAGGGAATCGATTACATCAATAACAAAAACTGAATTGATATCACTAGGGAATCTCATGGCTTCATAAATATTGAATCTAATTACTTTACCATCAAAATCCACAGTTAAGGTACCTTCTGAAATATTAATGTTTGTTCTAGATGTTTTAAGAAAAAGCCTTCCTAGCAAAATTGGGACTGGTTTAGATGAGTTATCATCTTCTATGTCAAGCACATAAAAGTAAGTAGGAAAAATCAGTTTATTAACTTAAACAAGAACATCTTCTAACACCCCATTTGAGATATGCATTGGACCTATCAGCTAATTGGATTATTACATCAGTGGGTTTTAAAGGTCCTACAAttaaagaatgataaattaAGCTAGACATGACATTAATAGCTGCTCCTAGACCTATCATAGCTTTCTCAACTTTAACATTTCCAATCTTAGAAGGGATTATGAACATACTTGGATCCTTACACTTTTGAGGCAATTTTCTTTAGAGAACAACTGAAACATTCTCACTGATTGcactttttcatctctttttagttttctttttgatgtCCATAATTCCTTAAGGAATTTAGCATATCTAGGACCTTGCTTAATAGCATCTAAAAGGGGAATATTTACCTCAACCTTGCGGAAGACCTCAAGGATCCCTTGTTcttgttgtttttgttctttgcaAGTAAGCTCGGGAAAAGAGATGGAATGACCATAGAGGGTGGCACGTACTTCTCTGTAGGAGGGGACTATTTTTGGGCTTCTTTTGGCTTAATTTTGCATTGGATCTCcttttcttttgcatattttgGGATCTTTTTTTCAGGATCCTTCAACTCTGTACCACTCCGCAAGGTGATTGCATTGATATTCTTAGTAAAATTTGCATCTTGCTTTGGATTCACCACAATCTAATATGGCAATCTACTATAATTATGAGTTTCTAATCTTCCCATAGTAATAGCCAATTGGCTTACTTAATTTTCTAGATTCTGAATGCTAGCTCTTGTCTCTTATTGAAATTGTTGTGTATTATTAGCAAATACAGTAACAATTTGTTTAAGAGACATACCTTTCGGCTGAGGTAGGGGCATTGGATTAAATGCTTAAGAAGGGGGCGACCTATGTTGGTATCTGGACTATTGGAAGTTGTTGTTCCGTTGGCCATAACTGAAGTTTGGGTGATCTCTCTATCCCGAATTATAGGTATTCAAGTACGAATCATACctcttttgattttgataaacCTCTACGACATTAACATCTCCATGTGTGTCCTCTTAAAGTGTGGGGCATGCATTTGTAGAGTGTTTTGTGTTCGAACAGATCTCGCAAGCCTTCACTTGTTGGTGATTCACTGTAAATTTTTCTAATAAGGAGGTGAGTTTATCAAGTTTTTGCTCAAGAGGATTATTATTGCTTACCTCATTAACCCTTCTCACAATTACATCCTGTCTGATGCCAAATTGTTGAGTATTAGCGACAATTGTTGAGATCAATCTTTTTGCTTCggttaaagttttattaaccaAAGCTTTACCACTTGTTGCATCGATCAAATTCCTATCAGACGACAATAAacctttataaaaatattgaattaaaagcTGATCAGAAATTTGATGATGGGGACAATTGGCACAAAACTGATTAAACCTCTCCCAATACTCATAAAGTGTCTCCCTATTATATTACCTAATCCCACATATTTCCTTTCTATTTGAGGTGGCCCTAGAAGCAGGAAAGAATTTTTCTAAGAATTGTCTTTTAAGCTCATCCTAACTATTGATAGAACCTAATGGTAAATAATATAGccaatttttaatcttatcaATTAAACAGAAAGGGAAAGCACACAGTTTAATTTGCTCTTCACTTACCCTTTGTAGTTTCATAGTGGaacaaacaacataaaattcTTTGAAGTGTTTATAAGGGTTCTTACTTGATAATCCTCGAAAAGTAGGCAATAAATGGATCAAACctgatttgagttcaaaattgGCATTGACGTTTGGATAGGTGATGCACAGAGGTTGTTGATTGATGACAGATGTAGCCATCTCCTTCAAAGTAAGCTCTCGTTCGGCCATTGCTACTACTCCTGTATCCATTAAATCCTCTcctaaattaattccaaaagatgaagaagaaaaagctttATTTATTCTAGTTTCCTTGTGGAGTTGTCTATCGGTCTTCTTAATTTCGAGATCAAACTAAAGTTCTCCTATAGGATTCAAATgggtcataaaaaaaaatttaacaaaaattaaaaaaaaacaatttcaaacaaattatcACCACCAATCCTCAACAACGGTGCCAAAATTTGATAGGTGTCAgatccaccaaaaataaaattttttactctcttaatgaaaacttgtagataggACAAGTAGAGTTGTATCCACAAAGATTAGGCTATTTATTTGAAATCTAGCAAAATAAAGTAAGggggattttgttgtttcaaatccttccaaataaacaaaaataaattaattcagaattaaataatcaagACAATCAGAAAAttagattgaaacaataataaggcgagttctagccaagtaattCAAGTATGGTTCAGTTCAATTGATAatcgataaaaagattaatctttccttttaaataaactaGTTATGAAACATCAAGATGCTTATTGTTACATTTTTCCTTGGGTGTCGGTAATTAAGAAACATTCTTTAAttacttcttttgtttttcaattagtTCTAGATAtgatcttagaatttaaattgaaaacaaaattaagaattagaaaagccaccgattctaatcaacaaaacacaaacattgtttttgtttaaattagttaacctattccactaacataTAGTACCTATTCTATTTTACCAAGCATGCTAGTtagccacttatgattaaatcatcaaacaattacagattcaataatttaatctagcaaagttgtttttaatccaaagtaaataagacgtctcctatttaattgaacaagacaacaataaataaaatcaggaatagattaaatatttaaaagaaaagaacaggtaaaaaaaatctcacaatcgTCGTAGAACCATGATCCTGATTACTCGACTgaagaaaagagttagccactcatgttCCTATTCATGGCTtcacataaatttaaaataaaaatcttatactaaaattgaagaagaaccaaCCAAGGGTTGCGACtatgtttttcaaaaaaagaGGTTGAGCAGATCCCTAAAACAAGGAGAAATTTTCCCTTTTATAGTGTCAGGTCTTACTTCAGttgttgagaaatttttttggtgccaaatatcatccaaaggaCCTGACCTTCCTCCAATTGTTAATTAAGTCCCCAACTATGAATTTCTCAACAAATAGCGAGATTCTCTCCTTTCCACAATCAGCTATCTCTTATGTATTTCGTTGTCTTTCCGTCTTGATACTCGACAATTCTAAATTCTTTTTATTCTGAATCTTTTCtcagaataatgcaattaatgcccaatttcctaaaacaagcaaTCAATcgaataattaatgaattaaataccacaaatcaagaaaattagatgccgaaaaatatgaaatttcacacactaacaaccttattatatttgatctAATGTACTAGACCAGAAATGCACTTTGTAGTaaatttattggcccgatttaaCTCTACACTAACCTATTGCCATTAGaatagaatcaaacatatactccgttacctatGCAGAACCAGAGATTTaagattactttattttatcaaatcccttaaaaatatagttttgttggatatgcagatgttgGTTATCCTTTTGACCCTTATAAGGCTCACTCGTAGACggaatatatttttacttataatgacataacAATATCATAACTCTCTACCAAACAAACTTTGGATGCAACATCTTCAAATCACTCAGAGATTATAGCTTTCTATGAAGCCAACTAAGAATGCGTATTGTTatggtctgtcatccatcatattatGAGTATATGCattcttccatattatatgaagataatgcaTCATGTATtcccaaattagaggtgaatacattaaagaagagaaaaccaaacatatctctttgaagttcttttacacttatTGGTTCTAGCAAAActaaaagattgatgtcaaacataTACGATTCAGTGaaaatcttgcagatttgttcattAAGACATTATCActatcaacatttgaaaagttagtttAAAACATTGATATATGACTGCTCAACAAACTACTAAATTAATCTCACTACAAAGATGGAgagcaaattttttaagtttattacaTATTAGATAAAATGTGCACTATACTCTTTTTCTCTTCActaagttttatcacatttggttttcttagtaaggtttttaatgaaatagtttaaaCACGTCCAACTCTACTTTTCAGGAAATTAAATAACTATGTCCCTTtgatttggtttttatcccactagGTTCTTTCTTGATAaggttaatgtaattatttgtaagtGGTGAAAATTTAATGGGGAGTGTTATGTAtagtggattttccaccacataGACAACTTAGAAATTTTGTGTGAATGCATTAAATGCAAGAAAATAAACATGGAAGGTggacaatgaaatttaataattttaattcacgCCTCCCAAATTCTCtgctttcatttttcttctacttcattcttcttgtcctgcataagtttttctttaattataaaatcttttactcataatttttatcatatttacaacactttttagattatttgtcAAACAATCATGTTTGGATTATAGTTAATCATAATtcataatcataaattataatcCAATAATTATAAGCTTGTCAAATACTcattaaatattctaatcaattaatcaactaattattatattctctTTTGTACATGTAGATAAGATATGAAGTAGAATGGCATCAATCAGCTGCTCATATAAAGTTACAATCACATCTTATTAAAGTCTCTTAACAATCATATCCTATCAAAAGTATTATCTTgtcataaaaaggaaaaattagattccccaaaacaaaattaaagaatatgtAACAAAgcaaaagttatattatttactttgCTTCCAAGAAAAAGTAATCAATGCTACATTGTTTGTGCAACAGAAAAACATAGCCTTGTGAcagaagatgaaaaaagaaataagaaactATCATATAGTATTACACCTCACTTTctcatataaattatcatataatcaactATTTTTATGATCATAATTCATAATCATAATTTAGCCATTTTAAGCTATGTCAGACGTGTATGTCTATTTAGTATAActtatttaatccaaattatcAGATCTTGACATTTAAGATAACTTATatgaataatctaattattgattatcatcatatttattaatgattaaagtcataatttaaataataaaactatatacatccAATTTTGGATATCTGATCTGATGAGATAtctagaaattttaaattaagaataaagtagtctaattatatgataaaatattatttagatatttaattaaatattcaaaattggatgcatataacattgttctaataaaaaaataaaaaaattaaattttttttaattattatatttaatgaattttgtacATATCTAAATCCAAAAgctaaattattaagtatataGATCATTTTAAGGTTAATAATTAGCTTTTTAGATTATGTCAAACaatcattatttgattataattattcatgCTCCAATGATCATAAGTTGTATCAAACATTATGGTGTaatcaattattcaattaattatagtTCGTAAtcataatctaataattataagactaactaattaattaattgattatgatATTCTCTTTCTAAAACAAAGATATGGTATGATGTAGGaagaatttataaattgttCATATAAGATTGGAAtcgtatatatttgattaaagtcTCTCGGCAAACATGGCGTACCAAAAGTATTATCTTGtcatggaaaagaaaaattagatttcccgaatcaaaattaaagaatatatggCAAAGcaaaagttattttctttaatttgctAACAAGAAAAAGTAATCGATGCTATATTGTTTGTGAAATAATAGAACATAACCTTGTGATggaagatttttaaattaaaaaaaaaaaaagacttaaacaACAGTATGAATGAATGGAAGGGCAGAAATACTTAAACAAATAagactctttttctttcctttaaaCAAGTAATTTGATCCATGGATGCTGGAATAATTGTTtctagttttattgaaaaattcacaaatgaaacaagtaatatgattaattaattttcaatcaagtatcacataatgatacataatttatgtacccaattatatacttaaaattacataatatgGGTCTAATCCAACAGCTAGTAAGAGtaactttttttcttgaattattagatttaatgatCTTTTTACATATCTAATCcaaaagtgaaattattagaCATATTGAACACTATAAGGCAAATAATAAGCTTTTAAgtattttgtcaaaatatcatTACTAGATTATAGTTACTCATAATTCAATCATCATAAGTTATACCAAACATTATAACATAATCagttattcatttaattataattcataatcaaaataaatctaattaattaattaaacaactaattattatattctctTTTGTACATGTAGATAAGATATGATGTAGAAAGGCATCAATCAGTTGTCCATATAAGGTCACAACCATATTTGATTAAAGTCTCTCAAGGAATACTtgcaatgaaaaatattatcttgtcatagaaaagaaaagtttagatttcccAAAGCAAAATTAAAGAATACATAACAAAGGAAAtattatattctttattttgcttTCAAGAAAAAGTAATGGATGCTACATTGTTTGTGAAGCAGTAAAGAATAGCCTTGAGGTGGAAGATTAGgggaagaaaaaaacaaaaaaaagcaagaaaccAGAGTATTACACCTTTGTTTCTCATCCTAGACAATACAAGAAAGGAAGAGCAGATACACTTAAACAAATAagtctctttttctttcctttcaacaaatattttaatccaTGGATGCTGGAATTATTGTTTCtagtttgattgaaaaaatgaaaaatactgAATCAACAACAGTTCAAACCCTGATTGGAAAACAGCTCCATTTGTTGAAAGAATTTCTCATAAAAAACAATCAACTCTTCTTACAGGATCATCCAACAAGTGAGCAGAAGATGACCGAGCTTCTGCAAGCAGTTTATTCCGCAGAGGATTGCATTGACACCGGGCTTACGAGGAAATCGAAGAgtttgagaagaaaattaaatgaaCAGAGACTGAGATTGCTTGACTCTATAGATTATTTGATGGATGACAACAATAGAAGCAAAGAGTTGCTTGAGTGTAGCGAAGAGTTGCGGAAAGAGGGCGAAGAGTTGCTGAAAGAGAGCGAAGAGTTGCTGAAAGAGGGCGAAGAGTTGGGCGAAGAGTTGCTGAAAGAGCGCGATGAGTTGCTGAAAGAGCGCGAAGAGTTGCAGAGACGGAGAGTGGATAATTACAGAAAGAGATTCTGGAATCGCGAAGAAAGAAAATCAGTGTACATTCAATTTGGGAGACAGGAAATGCGAacaaaagaatatttaaaagaaggagaaagattgcagaaagagagagaaagattgcagaaaaagagagaaagattgcagaaagagagagaaaaaagattgcagaaagagagagaaagattgcagaaagagagagaaagattgCAGCCTTCCATGCGCTTGAGGCCATTTTTTAGCACCAATGAGATGAAGGAACTGGAAATTGATCTCCAGGCCTTATGCTGTCAAACTGAAAATGAAGGCAGTGTTGGCTTCTCAATTCAAACCAACTTTGAAAATTACAGAGCCTGGGAAAGAATTGCTGATTTTTGTTTAAAGGAGGAAACAGATGTTGTTGGTGTTGAACAACAAATAGAGGAATTGGTAGCTCGGTTAATTCCCAAACCCGATGACGATGATCGAGGTCAGTCCACTCAAGTCATAGGAGTTGTTGGTGAGGGAGGCTCCGGCAAAACAACTTTGGCAAAAAGTGTATACAATAGACCTGATGTGAAGCAACATTTCACCCAACGTGCTTGGGTTCATGCCTCTAATGTTTCCAAAGCTAGAGATGTGTTCATGGACAtactaaatcaaattcatcCGGATGGGTTCTTCCTGGAAGCAGTAATGTCAGATGAAGAAGTAATGGCTAAGCTTACTGAAGTCCTAAAAACGGCCAGGCATCTTATTGTCGTTGATGATATCGAGGCGTTCCAAGTTTCTCAATCTCTCCAAGCTGCTCTTTGTTCCTCATCATCTCATGATAGCAGAGTAATTATCACTACTCGCAAGAAAAGTTTTTTACTGTCGGAGGCTACTCATTCAGCTTTACGTGTACGCAGATTAAACCCCGAGAATGCCTGGAAATTGTTCTCAAAGAAGGCACTATCAGAATCAGAAGATGAGTCGAAGGTCATAGAGTTCAAGGAGCAAATCCAAAATATTCTAAGTGGTGGTTTATCTTTACAAGTGGTGGTGCTTGGAAGTTTGTTGTCTACTAATGAAGGAAACCATGATAAGTGGTCAAAAGTGATTGAGCGTGCAATTACTAATTTCAGGGGAGATGTGTTAGCTTTAAGCTATCAAGATTTACCTGCACAAGTAAAATCATGTTTTCTTTACTTGATGCTTTTTCCTATAGCATTTGAGATCCCTGTGAGGAGGTTGATTCATCTGTGGTGTGCTGAAGGATTTACGACATCATTTGACTCTCATTATCAGAATATAGACCCGGAAGATGTTGCAGAGATGTACTTTGAAGAACTAGTTATCAGAAACTTGATTCAAGTAACTAAATGGAGATATGGTGGATGTCCAAAATCATGTCGCATCCCCAGAGTTGTATATGATGCCTTCTGTCAAAAAGCATCGGATCTGGGGTTCGTTTACAATCCACAAAATTCATCTCATACATCCAACCAAATTGTTGTTCGGCGACTTTCACTTTACTTGAATGACATCAAGTCATCTTCAAATCATCCTCATCATCTTCGCCATGTACGTTCTTATGTTGCTTTTGACTCCCAAATACGAGGCCCAGGTACTGTAGGAATTGAATTCTTTCTCAACTCCTCTATTTCTAATAGGAGCTTTCGCTTGCTAAAAGTGCTTGATCTTGAGGGTGTACACAAGCCTGAGATAGGATATTATTTTGTGGAAAAACTGTTGCTGTTGAGGTATCTAGGCTTGAGATCAACTTTTATTGAGTACCTTCCACATTCTGTGTGGAAATTACCAGATTTGAAGACTTTAGATTTGAAGCGCACGCACTTAACCAACTTTCTAAGAGGAATACCTAGCTTCGCTGCACAAAGGCTGGAACATCTCTATTGTGACCGGATTTTTCGGCAATTTCCTCGCAAATTATTTCGTCTAAAGAACATGCGCACTTTATGGGGGCTAACTATAAACGAATATGATCCATTTCTAATGGAATCTCTGAAAAAGCTGACATTCCTCAGAAAGCTAAAGCTGAAGTTCAGAAGTTTGTCCGCGTCAGCACCTTatggagaaaaaatatatgagtgGGCTTCTGGACTTACTACACTTCAATCGTTGAACTTGAAGCTGGCAAACTTAGATGATAAACTATCTGGATTTGAATTCAGAGACATGAAAAGCTTGTACAGGCTAAATGACCTGTATTTGAGAGGCAGATTAGTACCACGGAGTTATgcagaattaaaaaatttcttccctCCAAACCTCAGGAGGTTAACTTTGTTGCTGTCGGGCATAACAGACGACCCAATGGGAATACTAGGGGAGTTGCCTGAACTGAACATCCTCAGGCTTTTTGCTGATTCCTACGCGGGTAAAAAAATAGAATGTAAATCTGGAGAATTTCCCAAACTTCAGGTCTTGAAACTTTGGAAGCTACAAGCAGTGGAATGTTGGAAAATTGAGAAAGAAGCCATGCCTTGCCTCAGAGAAATCGAGCTCAGAAGCTGCACAAAATTGACATCTATTCAAGGGTTGGAAAATGTTACTACTTTGAAAGATATAACATTAACAAACATGCCATCAGAATCTCGCTCGCTGCGGCACCATACAAATACATCCATCAAGATCAACCAGTGGTCAAACTCTCCTTATTAACGATTGCCGGTGAGTGCCaactctttaattatttttt contains:
- the LOC123220149 gene encoding probable disease resistance RPP8-like protein 2, which codes for MDAGIIVSSLIEKMKNTESTTVQTLIGKQLHLLKEFLIKNNQLFLQDHPTSEQKMTELLQAVYSAEDCIDTGLTRKSKSLRRKLNEQRLRLLDSIDYLMDDNNRSKELLECSEELRKEGEELLKESEELLKEGEELGEELLKERDELLKEREELQRRRVDNYRKRFWNREERKSVYIQFGRQEMRTKEYLKEGERLQKERERLQKKRERLQKEREKRLQKERERLQKERERLQPSMRLRPFFSTNEMKELEIDLQALCCQTENEGSVGFSIQTNFENYRAWERIADFCLKEETDVVGVEQQIEELVARLIPKPDDDDRGQSTQVIGVVGEGGSGKTTLAKSVYNRPDVKQHFTQRAWVHASNVSKARDVFMDILNQIHPDGFFLEAVMSDEEVMAKLTEVLKTARHLIVVDDIEAFQVSQSLQAALCSSSSHDSRVIITTRKKSFLLSEATHSALRVRRLNPENAWKLFSKKALSESEDESKVIEFKEQIQNILSGGLSLQVVVLGSLLSTNEGNHDKWSKVIERAITNFRGDVLALSYQDLPAQVKSCFLYLMLFPIAFEIPVRRLIHLWCAEGFTTSFDSHYQNIDPEDVAEMYFEELVIRNLIQVTKWRYGGCPKSCRIPRVVYDAFCQKASDLGFVYNPQNSSHTSNQIVVRRLSLYLNDIKSSSNHPHHLRHVRSYVAFDSQIRGPGTVGIEFFLNSSISNRSFRLLKVLDLEGVHKPEIGYYFVEKLLLLRYLGLRSTFIEYLPHSVWKLPDLKTLDLKRTHLTNFLRGIPSFAAQRLEHLYCDRIFRQFPRKLFRLKNMRTLWGLTINEYDPFLMESLKKLTFLRKLKLKFRSLSASAPYGEKIYEWASGLTTLQSLNLKLANLDDKLSGFEFRDMKSLYRLNDLYLRGRLVPRSYAELKNFFPPNLRRLTLLLSGITDDPMGILGELPELNILRLFADSYAGKKIECKSGEFPKLQVLKLWKLQAVECWKIEKEAMPCLREIELRSCTKLTSIQGLENVTTLKDITLTNMPSESRSLRHHTNTSIKINQWSNSPY